The following proteins are co-located in the Fructilactobacillus carniphilus genome:
- the upp gene encoding uracil phosphoribosyltransferase, translated as MSKFHVMNHPLIQHKLSIIRDKNTGTNEFREVVNEIANLMAFEVTRDMPLKDVEIETPMGKATTKKLAGKKVAVVPILRAGIGMVDGILELLPSARVGHVGMYRDEKTFEPHEYFVKLPSDIEDREVLVVDPMLATGGSAIMAIDALKKRGAKNIKFVCLVAAPEGVKALEEAHPDVEIYAAALDDRLEHGYIVPGLGDAGDRLFGTK; from the coding sequence TTGAGTAAGTTTCACGTAATGAATCATCCGTTGATTCAACACAAATTAAGTATTATCCGGGATAAAAATACTGGAACCAATGAGTTTCGAGAAGTTGTAAACGAAATTGCCAATTTAATGGCCTTTGAGGTAACGCGCGATATGCCGCTCAAGGACGTTGAAATTGAAACTCCCATGGGAAAGGCCACCACGAAAAAACTCGCTGGAAAAAAAGTGGCAGTTGTGCCGATTTTACGGGCTGGAATTGGGATGGTTGATGGGATTTTGGAACTCCTGCCGAGTGCCCGAGTGGGACACGTGGGGATGTATCGGGACGAAAAAACCTTCGAACCGCACGAATACTTTGTGAAATTACCGTCTGACATTGAAGATCGGGAAGTTTTAGTCGTGGATCCAATGCTGGCTACTGGTGGGTCGGCCATCATGGCGATTGACGCCTTGAAAAAACGGGGCGCTAAAAACATTAAGTTTGTGTGCTTAGTGGCTGCTCCAGAAGGAGTAAAGGCTTTAGAAGAAGCTCATCCAGACGTTGAGATTTACGCAGCAGCACTAGATGACCGGCTCGAACATGGTTACATTGTTCCGGGTCTCGGTGATGCTGGGGATCGGTTATTTGGAACTAAATAA
- the glyA gene encoding serine hydroxymethyltransferase, which produces MTEEYQRLDPQLWDAIQAEAVRQEDTIELIASENIASKAVRAAQGSVLTNKYAEGYPGHRYYGGCQYVDVVETLAIDRAKELFGAEYANVQPHSGSQANEAAYAAFLQPGDVILGMDLNAGGHLTHGAKVSFSGKIYHSYAYGLNHETERLDFAAIREIAQKVQPKMIVAGASAYSRIIDWNEFRKIADEVGAYLMVDMAHIAGLVAAGLHPNPVGIADVVTTTTHKTLRGPRGGLILSQAKYAKQLNSAVFPRTQGGPLEHVIAGKAAAFHEDLQPDFHAYMAQVIKNAQAMADEFNQSDHIRVVSGGTDNHLLNIDLTDTELTGKDAQNLLDSVNITTNKEALPNEQRSPFVTSGVRLGTPAITSRGFKEDDARAVAQLIIKTVEHADDEQVLDEVRAAVQALCQSHPITR; this is translated from the coding sequence ATGACAGAAGAATACCAACGTTTAGATCCACAGTTATGGGATGCCATTCAGGCTGAAGCAGTCCGGCAGGAAGATACGATTGAATTAATTGCATCCGAAAACATCGCGTCTAAAGCGGTTCGGGCTGCTCAAGGATCCGTGTTAACTAACAAGTACGCCGAAGGTTATCCAGGACACCGCTATTACGGTGGTTGTCAGTACGTTGATGTGGTAGAAACCTTAGCCATTGACCGGGCCAAAGAACTCTTTGGCGCAGAATATGCGAACGTCCAACCCCACTCAGGTTCCCAAGCGAACGAAGCTGCGTATGCTGCGTTCTTGCAACCAGGCGATGTGATTCTAGGGATGGATTTAAATGCCGGGGGCCATTTAACCCACGGAGCTAAGGTTAGTTTTTCGGGTAAGATCTACCATTCTTATGCCTATGGTTTAAACCACGAAACGGAACGCTTGGACTTTGCTGCCATTCGAGAAATTGCCCAAAAAGTGCAACCAAAAATGATTGTGGCTGGGGCCTCCGCATACAGTCGAATCATTGATTGGAACGAATTTCGCAAGATTGCGGACGAAGTGGGAGCTTATTTAATGGTAGATATGGCCCACATTGCCGGGTTAGTGGCAGCGGGATTGCATCCCAATCCAGTCGGAATTGCGGACGTGGTGACCACCACTACGCATAAAACCCTGCGTGGACCACGGGGTGGTTTGATTTTGTCACAAGCCAAGTACGCTAAACAATTAAATTCGGCGGTGTTCCCACGCACCCAAGGGGGACCCTTAGAACATGTGATTGCCGGGAAAGCAGCGGCCTTTCACGAGGACTTACAACCCGATTTTCACGCCTACATGGCCCAGGTGATTAAAAACGCGCAAGCTATGGCGGATGAGTTTAATCAATCTGACCACATTCGGGTCGTATCGGGAGGGACTGATAACCACCTCTTAAACATTGACCTGACTGATACAGAATTAACGGGAAAGGATGCCCAAAACCTGTTGGATTCCGTTAATATTACTACTAACAAAGAGGCCCTTCCAAACGAGCAACGGAGTCCGTTTGTGACGAGTGGGGTACGGCTAGGTACGCCAGCAATCACCTCACGCGGCTTTAAGGAAGACGATGCTAGAGCAGTGGCCCAATTAATCATTAAGACGGTTGAGCATGCTGATGATGAACAAGTCCTAGACGAGGTTCGTGCAGCTGTGCAAGCCTTATGTCAATCTCATCCCATTACACGGTAG
- a CDS encoding L-threonylcarbamoyladenylate synthase: protein METKIFTPAEIPAAAAVINQENLVAFPTETVYGLGADATNVAAVEKVYAAKGRPSDNPLIVHVADQATVRQYAKEITPAVQKLMDTFWPGPLTIILPLKKDALAPQVTGGLQTAAFRNPNQEATLDLIRTAGVPLVGPSANTSGKPSPTLAEHVYHDLNGKIAGILDAGPTDFGVESTVIDMSTDHPAILRPGAVTRSELETVIGPVEDQLHHVNQAEVPKAPGMKYTHYSPAADVQIVDPELDWGTVIAWCRQQDAQIGILAPEMTVKRYKWPRNVVTYSLGTNVQSASHLLFAGLRTFDLDDSFATILVQGFATTGLGEAYMNRLNKAAGQHHFGDTATN, encoded by the coding sequence ATGGAAACAAAAATCTTTACACCGGCAGAAATTCCTGCTGCCGCCGCGGTAATCAACCAAGAGAATTTGGTGGCCTTTCCCACGGAGACGGTCTACGGATTGGGAGCTGATGCGACGAACGTGGCGGCTGTAGAGAAAGTTTACGCTGCGAAGGGTCGTCCCAGTGATAATCCGTTGATTGTCCACGTGGCGGATCAAGCCACGGTGCGCCAGTATGCTAAAGAGATTACGCCGGCCGTACAAAAACTAATGGATACGTTTTGGCCGGGTCCACTGACGATTATCTTACCCTTAAAGAAAGACGCGTTGGCTCCGCAAGTAACCGGGGGATTGCAGACGGCAGCGTTTCGAAATCCCAATCAGGAAGCAACCTTGGATTTGATTCGAACAGCTGGAGTTCCGTTAGTAGGGCCCTCGGCCAACACCTCTGGGAAACCAAGCCCAACCTTAGCCGAGCACGTTTACCATGATTTAAACGGTAAAATTGCCGGAATTTTAGACGCGGGACCTACTGACTTTGGGGTGGAATCGACCGTCATTGATATGTCCACGGACCATCCAGCCATTCTCCGACCCGGTGCTGTAACGCGCTCGGAGTTAGAGACGGTCATTGGACCAGTGGAAGACCAGTTACACCACGTGAATCAGGCCGAGGTTCCGAAAGCTCCTGGGATGAAGTACACGCACTACTCGCCCGCCGCTGACGTCCAAATTGTAGATCCAGAATTAGATTGGGGAACGGTGATTGCCTGGTGTCGGCAACAAGACGCCCAAATTGGCATTTTAGCCCCGGAAATGACAGTTAAACGGTACAAATGGCCGCGTAATGTAGTAACATATAGCCTAGGAACGAACGTTCAATCCGCTAGCCATCTTTTGTTCGCTGGTTTACGAACGTTTGACCTGGATGATTCGTTTGCGACCATCCTAGTTCAAGGCTTTGCGACCACAGGTTTAGGGGAAGCGTACATGAATCGACTCAATAAGGCAGCTGGTCAGCATCATTTTGGCGACACAGCGACAAATTAA
- the prmC gene encoding peptide chain release factor N(5)-glutamine methyltransferase, whose protein sequence is MLKPNATPFEALRWASLCFKEQDIDPSEARYLLMGQLGWNQTQLLSDYRTPLTSTQVTEFGKNVRRRAVGEPTQYILGRAPFYGLELRVTPAVLIPRPETEELVDLILQDHRETKLRVLDVGTGSGAIALALKQARPQWSITASDISPDALAVAEQNAEELGLAVNFVTSDLLEDLPQQQFDVIVSNPPYIADAEVNVMDQTVLDYEPRLALFAPHDGLALYERLAHSIAPYLTATGAVYLEIGYHQGSAVQFLWRQQFPTADIELRRDLAGHDRMVRIQLEKKGL, encoded by the coding sequence ATGCTTAAGCCGAACGCGACTCCCTTTGAAGCCCTTCGTTGGGCTTCTTTGTGTTTTAAAGAGCAGGACATTGATCCTTCAGAAGCTCGTTACCTGTTGATGGGGCAGTTAGGTTGGAATCAGACCCAGTTATTAAGTGACTACCGGACGCCACTTACATCTACCCAAGTGACAGAGTTTGGCAAAAACGTGCGCCGACGAGCTGTCGGTGAGCCGACACAGTATATCTTGGGGCGCGCGCCCTTTTATGGACTAGAGCTGCGGGTGACCCCCGCGGTCCTGATTCCCCGCCCGGAAACGGAAGAATTGGTCGACTTGATCTTGCAGGATCATCGGGAAACAAAGTTACGAGTCCTAGACGTGGGAACCGGAAGTGGGGCGATTGCTTTAGCGCTGAAGCAGGCGCGTCCACAGTGGTCGATTACGGCGAGTGATATTTCGCCGGATGCACTAGCAGTTGCTGAGCAAAATGCCGAGGAGCTGGGCTTGGCGGTTAACTTCGTGACGAGTGACCTGCTGGAGGATTTACCACAGCAACAATTTGACGTGATTGTATCGAATCCACCTTACATTGCCGATGCAGAGGTGAATGTGATGGATCAAACGGTTTTAGACTACGAACCCCGGTTGGCCCTGTTTGCACCCCACGACGGACTAGCGTTGTACGAACGACTAGCGCACAGCATTGCGCCGTATCTTACGGCAACCGGAGCAGTTTACCTAGAAATTGGTTATCACCAGGGGTCTGCGGTGCAATTTCTCTGGCGCCAACAGTTTCCGACGGCTGACATCGAGCTTCGGCGGGATTTAGCCGGTCATGATCGAATGGTACGGATTCAACTAGAAAAGAAGGGATTATAA
- the prfA gene encoding peptide chain release factor 1 → MDQIFDKLQAVSDRYDELNELISDPEVIADTQRFMKLSKEEGGLRETVETYHHYQDVSTALEEDQELLQEKLDDDMTEMVKGEIADLEKEKAELEQKLKILLIPTDPNDEKNIIMEIHGAAGGDEASLFAADLYNMYVKYAEMQGWQVEIIDEADTEVGGFKEIVLMITGNKVYSKLKYENGAHRVQRVPETESAGRVHTSTATVGVMPEEEDVDIDIDPADIRTDVYRSSGAGGQHINKTSSAVRMTHLPTGIVVAMQDERSQQQNRAKAMTVLRARVYDYYKQQEEDEYNAQRKSAVGTGDRSERIRTYNFPQNRVTDHRIGLTLNKLDKVLAGDLNEIIDALIISDQAEKLEHLNDADA, encoded by the coding sequence ATGGATCAAATTTTTGATAAATTACAAGCGGTTTCTGATCGTTACGACGAACTGAATGAGTTAATCAGTGACCCCGAAGTAATTGCAGATACGCAACGGTTTATGAAGTTGTCCAAGGAAGAGGGTGGACTGCGCGAGACCGTCGAAACTTATCATCACTACCAAGATGTTAGTACCGCACTCGAAGAAGACCAGGAATTGTTACAAGAAAAACTCGATGACGACATGACCGAAATGGTGAAGGGCGAGATTGCGGACTTAGAGAAAGAAAAAGCCGAATTAGAGCAAAAGCTCAAGATTTTGCTGATTCCAACGGATCCCAACGACGAAAAAAATATCATCATGGAAATCCACGGGGCCGCCGGAGGAGACGAGGCCAGCCTGTTCGCAGCCGATTTGTACAACATGTACGTGAAGTATGCTGAAATGCAGGGATGGCAGGTCGAAATCATCGACGAAGCCGATACCGAAGTGGGTGGTTTCAAAGAAATCGTGTTGATGATTACTGGAAATAAAGTTTATTCCAAACTGAAATACGAAAACGGTGCTCACCGGGTGCAACGGGTACCGGAAACGGAATCCGCTGGTCGGGTGCACACTTCAACTGCGACGGTGGGAGTTATGCCCGAAGAAGAAGACGTGGACATTGACATCGATCCTGCTGACATTCGGACGGATGTGTACCGGTCTTCTGGGGCCGGGGGTCAGCACATTAACAAGACGTCGTCTGCGGTACGGATGACCCACTTGCCAACTGGAATCGTGGTAGCTATGCAGGATGAACGGTCACAACAACAAAACCGGGCCAAAGCCATGACCGTATTGCGGGCGCGGGTGTACGATTACTACAAGCAACAAGAAGAAGACGAATATAACGCCCAACGAAAATCCGCAGTTGGAACTGGAGATCGTTCCGAACGGATTCGGACCTACAACTTCCCGCAAAACCGGGTAACCGATCACCGGATTGGGTTAACCTTAAACAAGTTAGATAAAGTATTAGCGGGTGACTTAAACGAAATTATCGATGCTTTGATTATTTCTGATCAAGCAGAGAAGTTGGAGCATTTAAACGATGCCGATGCTTAA
- a CDS encoding thymidine kinase — translation MAQLFFRYGAMNSGKSIEIIKVAHNYEEQGKRVVLLTSALDTREERGMIESRIGLNRTAIAIDPDTSAYEIVEEQVNLIDRPISCVLVDEAQFLEKHHILELARIVDELRIPVMAFGLKNDFQNHLFSGSKYLLLYADKLEEMKTICWFCEKKATMNLRLHEGQPVYEGEQVVMGGNESYYPVCRTHYQHPPL, via the coding sequence GTGGCACAGCTTTTCTTTCGTTATGGCGCCATGAACAGCGGGAAATCAATTGAGATTATCAAGGTGGCTCATAACTACGAAGAACAAGGAAAACGCGTAGTCTTACTCACGAGCGCGTTAGATACCAGGGAAGAACGGGGCATGATTGAATCGCGGATTGGCCTGAATCGCACGGCCATTGCCATTGATCCAGATACAAGTGCTTACGAGATTGTCGAGGAACAAGTAAATCTGATTGACCGGCCCATCAGTTGCGTGCTGGTGGACGAAGCCCAGTTTTTAGAGAAGCACCATATTTTAGAACTTGCCCGCATCGTGGATGAACTGCGCATCCCGGTGATGGCGTTCGGGTTAAAGAATGACTTTCAGAACCACTTATTTTCGGGTTCCAAGTACCTGCTTTTATATGCAGATAAGCTAGAAGAAATGAAAACCATTTGTTGGTTTTGTGAAAAGAAAGCAACGATGAATCTGCGGCTCCACGAGGGTCAACCGGTTTATGAAGGAGAACAGGTGGTGATGGGTGGCAACGAGTCTTACTATCCGGTCTGCCGGACTCACTATCAGCATCCACCCCTGTAA
- a CDS encoding Mur ligase family protein — MTLRSELATLAGRSSYWFLHNFMGGGSSLPGKITTAIDPDVLQEIGKNYEVIIVSGTNGKTLTTALVVQVLKEKYDNIVTNKTGSNMVQGITSTFLEAKRPTKGKKGIAVLEVDEANVKPIVEKIKPKMFILTNIFRDQLDRYGEIYTTYQKILDGIKLAPDAVVLANGDEPIFHSKELPNPQVYYGFSNEPATGDMKAAPNTDGILCPVCQHLLHYHYIVYANLGDYFCPNCGFQRPDLRFKVTDVSERTPKDSKFAIDDNQYEIGVGGTYNIYNALAAYAVGREVGIQPDQIRHAFENNQRLFGRQEEINVEGKDVSIILVKNPVGTNQVIDLLATEPDSFSFVGLLNAEYADGIDTSWIWDGEFERLPDMDIKQFETGGKRYKDITFRLKVAGVPDDKHTIQPDLGQVIEDIKHMPTQKVYILATYTAMMEMRARLMKQGYIKGGK, encoded by the coding sequence ATGACATTAAGAAGTGAACTTGCAACGTTAGCCGGTCGTTCCTCGTACTGGTTCTTGCATAACTTCATGGGTGGTGGAAGCTCCCTCCCCGGAAAGATTACCACTGCCATTGATCCAGATGTCTTACAGGAAATCGGCAAAAATTACGAAGTTATCATCGTGAGTGGTACCAACGGAAAGACGTTGACCACGGCGCTAGTGGTCCAGGTTTTAAAGGAAAAATACGATAACATCGTAACCAATAAAACGGGTTCCAACATGGTGCAGGGGATTACCTCAACCTTCCTAGAGGCCAAACGTCCCACCAAAGGCAAAAAGGGAATCGCGGTCCTCGAAGTTGACGAAGCCAACGTCAAACCGATTGTGGAAAAAATTAAACCGAAGATGTTTATTTTAACTAACATCTTTCGGGATCAACTCGATCGGTACGGTGAAATTTATACCACCTACCAAAAGATTCTTGATGGAATCAAATTGGCGCCCGATGCCGTGGTCTTAGCCAACGGTGACGAACCCATTTTCCATTCCAAAGAACTCCCGAACCCGCAGGTTTACTACGGTTTTTCTAACGAACCCGCTACGGGTGACATGAAGGCCGCACCTAATACCGACGGAATTTTGTGTCCAGTATGTCAGCATTTATTGCACTATCACTACATTGTTTATGCTAACCTCGGGGACTACTTCTGCCCGAACTGTGGTTTCCAACGACCGGACCTCCGCTTTAAAGTTACGGACGTTTCGGAACGAACCCCCAAGGATTCCAAGTTTGCCATCGACGACAATCAGTACGAAATCGGCGTTGGCGGAACCTACAACATTTACAATGCGCTAGCCGCCTACGCGGTGGGTCGTGAAGTTGGCATTCAACCGGACCAGATTCGCCACGCCTTTGAAAATAACCAACGCCTCTTTGGGCGGCAGGAAGAAATTAACGTGGAAGGTAAAGACGTCAGTATCATTTTGGTCAAGAATCCGGTGGGAACCAACCAGGTGATTGATCTACTGGCGACGGAACCAGATTCCTTCTCCTTTGTCGGTCTGTTAAACGCGGAATACGCCGACGGAATTGATACTAGCTGGATTTGGGACGGCGAGTTTGAACGCTTACCTGATATGGACATCAAGCAGTTTGAGACCGGAGGAAAACGGTATAAAGACATTACTTTCCGACTGAAGGTCGCCGGTGTGCCTGATGACAAACATACCATTCAACCCGACCTAGGCCAGGTAATTGAAGACATCAAACACATGCCAACCCAAAAAGTCTACATTTTAGCGACCTACACCGCCATGATGGAGATGCGGGCCCGCTTAATGAAGCAAGGTTACATTAAGGGAGGAAAATAA
- a CDS encoding type 1 glutamine amidotransferase: MTMNIRVAHLYGDLMNTYGDIGNILTLRFYAKQIGVEVTDQIVSLEDDFKADDFDFAVFGGGQDFEQMVVAKDLPNKKDEIIKFIEQNKPLIAVCGGYQMLGKYYVDASGRKLPGISAMNHYTEQQHEHRFIGNIEIQNEATGQKYHGFENHQGITFLGDDEHALGKVLKGYGNNGEDHTEGAVHKNTIGTYFHGPIMARNGNFSKQMMFEALENKYPDYDFTDLKAKVKPESY; encoded by the coding sequence ATGACCATGAACATCCGGGTTGCCCATCTATACGGGGACTTAATGAATACCTACGGTGACATTGGTAACATTCTGACCCTGCGTTTTTATGCCAAACAAATCGGTGTGGAAGTGACCGACCAAATCGTTAGCCTCGAAGATGATTTTAAGGCCGACGACTTTGACTTTGCCGTGTTTGGGGGTGGCCAAGACTTTGAACAGATGGTGGTGGCCAAGGATTTACCCAACAAAAAAGATGAAATCATTAAGTTCATCGAACAAAACAAGCCGTTAATCGCGGTTTGTGGTGGCTACCAAATGCTGGGTAAATACTATGTGGACGCAAGCGGTCGCAAGCTTCCTGGGATTAGTGCAATGAACCACTACACTGAACAACAACACGAACACCGGTTTATCGGGAACATCGAGATTCAAAACGAAGCAACCGGGCAAAAATACCACGGGTTTGAAAATCACCAGGGAATCACCTTCCTCGGTGACGACGAACACGCGCTGGGAAAAGTGCTCAAGGGTTACGGGAACAACGGTGAAGATCATACCGAAGGGGCCGTTCACAAGAACACGATTGGAACCTACTTCCACGGTCCCATCATGGCGCGAAACGGAAATTTCTCCAAGCAGATGATGTTTGAAGCCCTAGAAAATAAATATCCTGATTATGATTTCACGGATTTGAAAGCCAAGGTTAAACCGGAATCATACTAA
- a CDS encoding serine hydrolase domain-containing protein has translation MRFAQTQAEIQQMIADQTIPGASYAMVTGLNVQSFVQGSQQLQPTTQPLRENQLYDLASLTKVMGTLPVMMQLLEQQKVGIDDSITNYLPEWKHPQVTIRHLLTHTSNIEGYIPNRNQLNMNQLRTALLGLDVGPDLGHKMHYQDVNYIFLGWIAGVVCGLPIQPLIKRMVLEPLGLIDSTFHPDVRKTVPTTYDEQTGTNRVGQVHDPKAQILGSDCGSAGLFSSLRDVTRFAQWMLQLTPPGKVYTPEIFAAMYTDQTPMQDGSRSFGWRLGNYQGHRYIWQGGYTGTLLLLVPDRKSALVFLSNRVHPQVNEHFMAARNRMIDSYLAELF, from the coding sequence ATGCGGTTTGCGCAGACGCAGGCAGAGATTCAGCAGATGATTGCCGACCAAACCATTCCGGGCGCCTCGTATGCCATGGTGACGGGGCTGAACGTTCAATCTTTCGTGCAGGGCTCCCAACAGCTCCAACCGACGACCCAGCCGTTGCGCGAGAATCAGTTGTACGATTTAGCATCGTTAACCAAGGTGATGGGAACGTTGCCGGTGATGATGCAGTTACTTGAGCAGCAAAAGGTGGGAATTGATGATTCCATTACTAACTACCTGCCGGAGTGGAAGCATCCCCAGGTGACGATTCGGCATTTATTGACGCATACGTCTAACATCGAGGGCTACATCCCAAACCGGAACCAGCTAAACATGAACCAACTGCGCACGGCGCTGTTAGGCTTGGACGTGGGTCCTGATTTGGGGCATAAAATGCACTATCAGGACGTCAATTACATCTTTTTGGGTTGGATTGCCGGGGTGGTGTGTGGATTACCGATTCAGCCGTTGATTAAGCGCATGGTGCTCGAACCGTTGGGACTGATTGACTCCACGTTTCACCCGGATGTGCGCAAGACGGTCCCGACCACGTATGACGAGCAAACGGGAACCAACCGTGTCGGACAGGTGCATGATCCCAAAGCCCAAATTTTGGGCTCTGATTGTGGTTCTGCCGGGCTCTTTAGCTCGTTACGGGATGTCACCCGGTTTGCCCAGTGGATGTTACAACTCACGCCCCCTGGCAAGGTCTACACGCCGGAGATATTTGCGGCTATGTACACGGACCAAACGCCGATGCAGGATGGCAGTCGCTCGTTTGGCTGGCGTTTAGGTAATTACCAGGGTCACCGTTACATCTGGCAGGGTGGGTACACGGGCACGTTATTGTTATTAGTGCCGGACCGAAAAAGTGCGCTGGTCTTTTTATCGAATCGGGTCCATCCGCAGGTTAACGAACACTTTATGGCAGCACGGAACCGGATGATTGATAGTTATTTAGCGGAACTATTTTAG
- the budA gene encoding acetolactate decarboxylase, whose protein sequence is MNQNLLYQHSTLADLTAGLFSGTMLVSELLKHGDTGIGTGDGLDGELIILNGTLYQVTSTGAVNVLQPDNQVPFATVNFANYQPETAIQEQTRDETLAQIAGRHPWQNLFYSFQLTGKFSYMKTRSVKKQSKPYPTLEQAANDQAMFEKHDVTGTMLGYYAPQLYNGVAVGGFHYHFLADDHDFGGHVLDFTVADAKLSMQAFTDLQEHFPATNPEFLNFDFAKHNDVASQIKNAEQ, encoded by the coding sequence ATGAATCAGAATTTATTATACCAGCATTCAACCCTCGCTGACCTAACTGCCGGCTTGTTTTCTGGAACTATGCTCGTTTCGGAACTCTTGAAACACGGTGATACCGGGATTGGAACTGGGGACGGCCTGGACGGAGAATTAATCATTTTAAACGGAACTTTGTACCAGGTAACGTCGACCGGAGCCGTGAACGTCTTACAACCAGACAATCAAGTTCCATTTGCAACGGTCAACTTTGCTAATTATCAACCAGAAACAGCCATCCAAGAGCAAACGCGCGATGAAACGCTAGCCCAAATTGCCGGTCGCCATCCGTGGCAAAACCTGTTCTATTCCTTCCAATTAACCGGAAAGTTTAGTTACATGAAGACCCGCTCGGTGAAAAAACAGAGCAAGCCCTATCCCACGTTGGAACAAGCAGCCAATGATCAGGCTATGTTTGAAAAGCACGACGTCACCGGAACGATGCTCGGCTATTATGCCCCCCAACTGTACAATGGGGTGGCAGTTGGTGGTTTTCACTACCACTTCCTTGCCGACGACCACGACTTTGGGGGTCATGTCTTAGACTTTACGGTAGCCGATGCTAAACTAAGCATGCAGGCCTTTACCGATTTGCAGGAACATTTCCCTGCTACTAATCCAGAATTTTTAAACTTTGACTTTGCCAAGCACAACGACGTGGCTAGTCAAATTAAAAACGCCGAACAATAA